Proteins found in one Methanospirillum hungatei JF-1 genomic segment:
- a CDS encoding ORC1-type DNA replication protein: MTLKNMLMWDETLFRDPDVFEIDYIPDQFNYRESQMRELAFLLRPGIKGSRPLNATIKGTPGTGKTTSIKKIFADISEIKSKMIPVHINCQVENTRFMILSQIYRQIAGHNPSAAGNSYKRVFESIADILLTEDRVLLVALDDANYLLFENELNNILYLLLRSHETYPGTRIGVMVIISDMDVDLSRELDIRVTSVFSPTEVYFPPYSVTETFQILKERVLQGLYPGVLSDKNLDLIVDHTLRSGDMRVGIDMIKRAGLNAEKEAMREISEEHIHEAYKISRFLHLKYSIQALRREEKDLLRLLVDLSRKDEQLTSGQVYTIVKKKLKLGYTIYYEALRKLDTLRLINLEFRDGRGRTRLINLRYDPDKILFYL; encoded by the coding sequence ATGACCCTGAAGAATATGCTGATGTGGGATGAGACCCTGTTTCGGGATCCGGATGTTTTTGAGATAGATTACATCCCCGATCAGTTCAATTACCGTGAGTCCCAGATGCGGGAACTGGCTTTTCTTCTCCGGCCAGGGATCAAAGGATCACGGCCGCTCAACGCCACAATAAAAGGCACGCCCGGAACCGGAAAAACCACCTCGATAAAGAAGATCTTTGCAGATATCAGTGAGATAAAGTCAAAGATGATCCCGGTTCACATCAACTGCCAGGTTGAGAATACACGGTTTATGATCCTCTCCCAGATATACCGGCAGATAGCAGGACATAACCCCTCCGCTGCAGGAAACTCCTATAAAAGGGTCTTTGAATCCATCGCAGATATTCTGCTTACCGAGGACCGGGTACTTCTTGTTGCCCTTGATGATGCGAATTATCTCCTTTTCGAGAATGAACTCAATAATATCCTGTACCTGCTCCTCAGATCACATGAAACATATCCGGGCACCAGAATCGGGGTCATGGTTATCATATCTGACATGGATGTGGATCTCTCCCGCGAACTTGACATCAGGGTTACGTCGGTATTTTCACCGACCGAGGTCTATTTTCCGCCATACTCGGTCACAGAGACATTTCAGATCTTAAAAGAGCGGGTCCTGCAGGGGCTGTATCCCGGAGTCCTCTCTGACAAGAACCTGGATCTCATCGTGGATCATACCCTGCGGTCAGGGGACATGCGGGTTGGCATTGATATGATCAAGCGGGCAGGTCTGAATGCAGAGAAAGAAGCAATGCGGGAGATCAGCGAGGAGCATATTCATGAGGCATATAAGATTTCCCGGTTCCTGCATCTTAAATATTCCATACAGGCCCTGCGTCGGGAAGAGAAGGATCTCCTGCGTCTCCTCGTGGATTTATCCAGAAAGGATGAACAGCTGACTTCCGGTCAGGTTTATACCATTGTAAAAAAGAAACTCAAACTCGGATATACGATTTATTACGAAGCCTTACGAAAACTGGACACGCTCCGCCTCATTAACCTCGAATTCAGGGATGGACGAGGGAGGACGCGCCTTATTAATCTTCGCTACGATCCTGATAAAATCCTGTTCTATCTATAA
- a CDS encoding NAD-dependent epimerase/dehydratase family protein: protein MRSIVTGGAGFIGSHLVDYLVGAGDDVIVIDSLISGDLNSIKNHLDEKRVTLVSADLLSDSWQEYLSGADRVYHLAADPDVRESSVAPEKQLNNTIIATHRVLEAMRKACVPEIVFTSTSTVYGEASVIPTPESYTPMEPVSVYGASKLACEALISAYSHSFSMRSWIFRFANIIGARSGHGVITDFIRKLKENPHELEILGDGNQTKSYLEVRECIRAIMYVVSHTRDPVNTYNIGSEDWISVTEIADILCSEMGLSPQYHYTGGSRGWIGDVPKMQLDISRLKNLGYVPDITSGESVRIAVRAALE from the coding sequence ATGCGCAGTATAGTGACCGGCGGTGCCGGGTTTATCGGGTCACACCTGGTAGACTATCTGGTCGGTGCCGGTGACGACGTAATAGTCATAGACTCCCTGATTTCCGGTGATCTGAACTCAATAAAAAACCATCTTGATGAGAAACGAGTCACTCTGGTAAGCGCAGATCTCCTCTCTGATTCATGGCAGGAATACCTCTCTGGTGCTGATCGGGTATATCACCTCGCAGCAGATCCTGACGTGCGGGAGAGCTCGGTCGCACCTGAAAAACAGCTGAATAATACGATCATCGCAACTCACCGGGTTCTTGAAGCGATGAGAAAGGCATGTGTCCCGGAGATCGTCTTTACCTCAACATCCACCGTGTACGGAGAGGCATCAGTCATTCCGACTCCGGAGTCGTACACTCCGATGGAACCGGTATCAGTCTACGGGGCATCAAAACTTGCCTGCGAGGCACTCATATCTGCATACAGTCACAGTTTTTCCATGCGATCATGGATATTCAGGTTTGCAAATATTATTGGTGCACGATCAGGCCATGGTGTCATCACTGACTTTATCAGAAAACTCAAAGAAAACCCTCATGAACTTGAGATCCTGGGAGACGGGAACCAGACAAAATCATACCTTGAGGTCAGGGAATGTATCAGAGCCATCATGTATGTGGTCAGTCATACCCGTGATCCGGTCAATACCTACAATATCGGATCAGAGGACTGGATATCAGTCACCGAGATAGCAGATATCCTCTGCAGCGAGATGGGACTCTCACCACAGTATCACTATACCGGCGGAAGCAGGGGATGGATCGGTGATGTGCCAAAGATGCAACTTGATATCAGCAGACTTAAGAACCTTGGATATGTCCCTGATATCACAAGCGGAGAGAGTGTCAGAATAGCCGTCCGGGCAGCCCTGGAGTAA
- a CDS encoding exodeoxyribonuclease III, whose amino-acid sequence MKTYTLYSWNVNGLRAISSKEVLPGVLFPGLPAHENIDILCIQETKADAHSLKPDITRIPDYFFYINPAERKGYSGVAMYSRTEPESIELGGLSPEFDSEGRIITARFPEFVLMNVYFPNGGASDERLAFKLRFYDAFLEKIKTMDAAGERIIFCGDVNTAHKPIDLARPKENELVSGFLPIEREWIDRVIAAGFYDSFRLFSDEGNQYSWWDYKSRARTRNVGWRIDYFFVNTAAKPFITGAGIRNDIMGSDHCPVTLTLEFP is encoded by the coding sequence ATGAAAACATACACCCTCTATTCCTGGAATGTGAATGGTCTCAGGGCTATAAGTAGTAAAGAGGTACTCCCCGGAGTTCTGTTCCCCGGACTGCCGGCCCATGAGAATATAGACATCCTCTGTATACAGGAGACAAAGGCAGATGCCCATTCATTAAAGCCTGATATCACCCGTATCCCTGATTATTTCTTCTACATCAATCCTGCTGAACGGAAAGGATACAGCGGGGTTGCGATGTACTCCAGGACCGAGCCGGAATCAATAGAACTGGGAGGGCTATCTCCCGAGTTTGATTCTGAAGGTCGAATTATTACCGCCCGGTTCCCTGAGTTTGTTCTGATGAATGTCTACTTCCCGAACGGCGGAGCATCTGATGAACGACTTGCATTCAAACTCAGATTCTATGATGCATTTTTAGAGAAAATCAAGACCATGGATGCCGCCGGAGAGCGTATCATCTTCTGTGGTGACGTCAATACCGCCCATAAACCCATCGACCTTGCACGGCCCAAAGAGAATGAACTGGTATCAGGGTTTCTTCCCATAGAGCGGGAGTGGATTGACCGGGTTATCGCTGCCGGATTTTATGACAGTTTCAGGCTGTTTTCTGATGAAGGGAACCAGTACAGCTGGTGGGACTATAAGAGCAGGGCACGGACACGGAATGTCGGCTGGAGAATAGATTATTTCTTCGTCAATACTGCGGCAAAACCATTCATTACCGGTGCAGGAATCAGAAATGATATCATGGGCTCAGATCACTGCCCGGTGACCCTTACCCTTGAGTTCCCATAA
- the mch gene encoding methenyltetrahydromethanopterin cyclohydrolase has protein sequence MISVNELALEIFDNLANYSEDFNVAYHELDNGAKIVDCGVSVPGGYAAGRAFTEICMGGLGEVNFRMGQIKHVPMPFIEVSTDYPAISCLGAQKAGWTVKAGNYFAMGSGPARALALKPKHTYEVIGYEDESDDAVIALESDHLPNGEVMEKIAKDCGIDVENLCAVVAPTASLVGSIQVCGRCVETAVYKLNELGFDTRKITAAMGTAPIPPVKADATKAMGTTNDATIYHGQISLTMKAPDIVDFLEKIPSNKSKGYGKPFYEIFKEANFDFYQIDTSLFSPAEVTINELTEGKVYHVGEVNPDVTLKSFGYL, from the coding sequence ATGATTAGCGTTAATGAATTAGCACTTGAGATATTCGATAATCTTGCTAACTATTCAGAAGATTTCAATGTCGCATACCATGAACTTGACAACGGCGCAAAGATAGTTGACTGTGGTGTGTCAGTTCCTGGCGGATATGCAGCAGGACGGGCTTTTACCGAGATCTGTATGGGGGGTCTTGGTGAGGTTAATTTCAGAATGGGTCAGATAAAGCATGTTCCCATGCCATTCATTGAGGTCTCCACCGACTACCCGGCAATCTCATGTCTTGGTGCACAAAAGGCAGGATGGACCGTTAAGGCAGGTAATTATTTTGCCATGGGATCAGGCCCGGCACGTGCACTTGCCCTGAAACCAAAACACACCTACGAAGTCATCGGGTACGAAGACGAGAGTGACGACGCAGTCATTGCCCTTGAGTCTGACCACCTGCCCAATGGCGAAGTTATGGAGAAGATCGCAAAGGACTGTGGCATTGATGTCGAGAACCTCTGTGCCGTCGTCGCACCAACCGCATCACTGGTTGGATCCATTCAGGTCTGTGGTCGGTGTGTTGAGACCGCCGTATACAAACTGAATGAACTCGGGTTTGATACGAGAAAGATAACAGCAGCAATGGGAACAGCTCCGATCCCGCCGGTGAAGGCTGATGCAACCAAGGCCATGGGAACGACCAATGACGCTACCATCTATCATGGTCAGATAAGCCTTACCATGAAAGCCCCCGATATTGTCGACTTTCTTGAGAAGATACCAAGCAACAAATCAAAAGGATATGGAAAGCCGTTCTACGAAATCTTCAAGGAAGCAAACTTTGATTTTTACCAGATCGACACGTCACTCTTCTCTCCGGCAGAAGTTACCATTAACGAACTGACCGAAGGAAAGGTGTACCATGTCGGTGAAGTAAATCCGGATGTTACCTTAAAGTCATTCGGATATCTCTAA
- a CDS encoding PAS domain-containing protein → MCNSLAISHNIHTVISHLFYIPVILACWRFPKPGIIFTFGLIWGYIGLEYFSHYVMLDPDVILRCLIIIFIGIVVALLSLNLHDREESYRRLLSAIDAGVIKTDRTGKIVYANPYAVNVLDRKAVSLHGTSLHEYAIDGPELGGFLEQCLKNGHSDTTRELVLKRKDGFPIPVVLTGYSQKGEDIILTLTDLSEEKWMAHELATGRMVMTTLIDAIPEGIFLSDTRGSIIEVNKSCRDLTGWSEGTDLFEEATGFFSPDASEKIRRAIYQTIHEKKSVTLHLEVAPDDNTRHYEVSLTPVPDDTKTITRIAGVIHDITTRENYLKQIREREEYLRMVLDGLPLATLVIGPDHKVLSVNQALAMLFEREVNDLIGTSEHGHLLYPAGERPMLCDLMVGDEVDVLLDEWYSDLYSPSPTVPGAYEVIDFFPHIGEAGKWIMSTSARLVNEKGDTIGAIETFEDFSTQKAAEEAIRISEERFKIASHIATDLIFEYDQKSDQILWFGDIEKWLGLDSPARVSTLTGWTTLIHEEDIGKVKGAFIHHVLTGDPITEELRIKHRNGQFQTWIIKAVALYNANFQQIKTVGIVSDISEIRANEEAKKEALIAIEKYIEQFAILNDHIRNPLQIIAGYNDLQGGEYAHHIASQIAQVNRIVDQLDKGWIESESIRDFLRRHYGISIKDSQK, encoded by the coding sequence TTGTGCAACAGCCTCGCAATATCACACAATATTCACACTGTCATATCTCATCTTTTCTATATTCCGGTTATTCTTGCCTGCTGGAGGTTTCCAAAACCTGGAATTATCTTTACGTTTGGTCTGATCTGGGGATATATCGGCCTTGAATACTTTAGTCATTACGTAATGCTCGATCCTGACGTCATTCTCCGGTGCCTTATTATCATCTTTATCGGGATTGTCGTTGCCCTGCTTTCTCTAAACCTCCATGACCGGGAAGAGTCTTACCGTCGGCTCCTTTCCGCCATTGATGCCGGGGTGATTAAGACCGACCGGACCGGCAAGATTGTTTATGCAAATCCATATGCTGTGAATGTACTGGATCGAAAGGCAGTATCTTTACATGGGACATCGCTTCATGAGTATGCTATAGATGGTCCTGAGCTTGGCGGTTTTCTTGAGCAATGCCTGAAAAACGGTCATTCTGATACGACCCGGGAACTGGTTCTGAAACGAAAAGACGGATTTCCAATACCAGTAGTACTGACCGGGTACTCGCAGAAAGGTGAAGATATCATTCTTACGTTGACCGATCTCTCTGAAGAAAAATGGATGGCTCATGAGCTCGCAACAGGCCGGATGGTTATGACGACGCTCATTGATGCCATCCCTGAGGGCATCTTTTTATCCGACACCAGGGGGAGCATCATCGAGGTGAACAAATCATGCAGGGATCTGACCGGCTGGAGTGAAGGAACTGATCTCTTCGAGGAAGCAACCGGATTCTTTTCACCGGACGCATCCGAAAAGATACGGCGTGCAATCTATCAGACAATCCATGAGAAAAAGTCCGTCACTCTTCATCTTGAGGTGGCCCCGGATGACAATACGCGGCATTATGAGGTTTCTCTGACCCCGGTTCCAGATGATACAAAGACTATTACCCGGATTGCCGGTGTTATTCATGACATTACCACCCGTGAAAACTATCTGAAGCAGATCCGGGAGCGGGAAGAATATCTTCGTATGGTCCTGGATGGCCTGCCCTTGGCGACTCTGGTTATTGGCCCGGACCATAAGGTTCTCTCGGTCAACCAGGCACTTGCTATGCTCTTTGAGCGTGAGGTGAATGACCTCATCGGGACAAGTGAGCACGGTCATCTCCTGTATCCGGCAGGGGAGCGTCCGATGCTCTGTGATCTGATGGTCGGGGATGAGGTCGATGTACTCCTTGATGAGTGGTATTCAGATCTCTATTCACCATCACCAACCGTTCCCGGGGCTTATGAAGTCATTGATTTCTTCCCGCATATCGGTGAAGCAGGGAAATGGATCATGAGCACATCAGCACGGCTCGTCAATGAAAAGGGAGATACTATCGGGGCAATAGAGACCTTTGAGGACTTTTCAACTCAGAAAGCAGCGGAAGAAGCAATACGAATCAGTGAGGAACGGTTTAAGATAGCATCCCATATTGCCACCGACCTTATATTTGAGTACGATCAGAAGTCAGACCAGATATTATGGTTTGGTGATATTGAGAAATGGCTGGGTCTGGACTCCCCTGCAAGGGTCAGTACCCTGACCGGATGGACGACACTGATTCATGAAGAAGATATCGGGAAGGTAAAAGGTGCCTTTATCCACCATGTACTGACCGGAGATCCCATCACCGAAGAACTGCGGATCAAGCACCGGAACGGCCAGTTTCAGACATGGATAATCAAGGCGGTTGCCCTGTACAATGCCAATTTCCAGCAGATTAAGACCGTAGGTATTGTTTCAGACATCAGTGAGATACGAGCCAACGAGGAGGCAAAGAAGGAAGCTCTCATAGCTATTGAGAAATATATTGAGCAGTTTGCAATCCTCAATGATCATATCAGAAATCCCCTGCAGATTATTGCCGGATATAATGATCTGCAGGGTGGAGAATATGCTCATCACATCGCATCCCAGATAGCCCAGGTCAACCGGATCGTCGATCAGCTTGATAAAGGGTGGATAGAATCGGAGAGTATCAGGGATTTTCTCCGCCGCCATTATGGCATCTCTATAAAAGACTCTCAAAAATAG
- a CDS encoding DUF1858 domain-containing protein, with protein sequence MALSKDSTILEVLQEKPDAGAIFARFGMGCVGCAISRGETVAEAAAAHGIPLEELMSALGISA encoded by the coding sequence ATGGCATTGTCCAAAGATTCTACAATCCTTGAAGTACTGCAGGAAAAACCTGATGCAGGTGCGATATTTGCCCGGTTTGGGATGGGCTGTGTCGGTTGTGCTATCAGCAGGGGAGAGACCGTTGCAGAAGCAGCAGCAGCACATGGGATTCCACTCGAAGAGCTGATGTCCGCTCTTGGAATCTCCGCATAA
- a CDS encoding methanogenesis marker 12 protein has protein sequence MFVGIDHGTTAMRFAGGEKVYKIPRADAVSFQLSDLLHLTGGEEIEGFAVTYSMGDNFSDITPVAHLKNRGLVSREGAGEHTGGGTRVFDVIRESGIPAVAVPGLHRGSPTDPRFKVYSHQASPEKIGLAYEVVCQLGPTCIVSDISSNTVTLLIQDYRIVGGFDACLFAPGWVHGALDLDAIRAIDAGKMTANDAFLHAGVRDSLDDPDREAALAMFAAMECASLRLLAPEAPVALCGSRAGSVADEIARLLSCDLLILDEWTAAKGLSRIAEAVFSKNVTQILGIPVRL, from the coding sequence ATGTTTGTCGGGATCGATCATGGAACCACTGCGATGCGTTTTGCCGGAGGGGAGAAGGTGTATAAAATCCCACGAGCTGACGCAGTTTCGTTTCAACTCTCTGACCTTTTGCATCTGACCGGAGGGGAGGAGATTGAAGGGTTTGCGGTTACCTATTCGATGGGTGATAATTTCTCAGACATCACTCCGGTTGCACACCTAAAAAACCGTGGTCTTGTCAGTCGTGAGGGAGCAGGAGAGCATACCGGAGGCGGGACCCGGGTATTTGATGTGATCAGGGAGAGTGGGATTCCGGCGGTTGCAGTACCTGGTCTGCACCGTGGTTCACCTACGGATCCCAGGTTTAAAGTTTACTCCCATCAGGCAAGTCCTGAGAAGATTGGCCTGGCGTATGAGGTTGTGTGCCAACTTGGCCCTACCTGCATCGTTTCAGATATCAGTTCCAATACCGTCACTCTTCTGATTCAGGATTACCGGATCGTCGGCGGATTTGATGCTTGTCTGTTTGCTCCGGGCTGGGTGCATGGCGCTCTGGACCTAGATGCCATCCGGGCAATAGATGCCGGGAAGATGACAGCGAATGATGCGTTTTTACATGCCGGTGTTCGGGATAGTCTGGATGATCCTGACCGTGAGGCTGCTCTTGCGATGTTTGCTGCCATGGAATGTGCATCCCTGCGGCTTTTAGCTCCTGAAGCACCTGTCGCGTTATGCGGTAGCAGGGCCGGGTCAGTAGCCGATGAGATCGCCCGTCTGCTCTCCTGTGATCTCCTCATACTGGATGAGTGGACGGCGGCAAAGGGACTCTCAAGGATTGCAGAAGCCGTATTCTCTAAAAATGTCACACAAATTCTTGGCATCCCGGTCAGACTGTAA
- a CDS encoding cofactor-independent phosphoglycerate mutase, with protein MKEKLCIILGDGMADEPLAELSGLTPLEAAHTPNMDYIALEGAMGLLKTVPDGFAPGSDIANLSVLGYDPTVCYTGRGALEAASMGISLGDDDVAYRCNLVTIENDILDDFNAGHITSEEGAQLLASLNNHLSGMVCHPGISYRNLLIIPGGHGCESTPPHDITGQSIGNYLPKGADAERLLDAMRISTEVFATHPVNLDRVKKGKKPATSIWPWSGGKRPEMRSFQVMTGLTGGIISAVDLLNGIGTYAGMEIIKVPGATGFIDTDYQAKARYAIEALKRLDFLFIHVEAPDEAGHMGSIEEKVKAIERVDEMIGTIMKEFNGRIAVLPDHPTPIRIKTHTAEPVPFAILGKDKDDTTRFSEKEGAKGMYGLLAGTDLIPLLIS; from the coding sequence ATGAAAGAGAAATTGTGTATCATTCTCGGCGATGGGATGGCAGATGAGCCGCTTGCAGAGCTATCAGGATTGACCCCGCTTGAAGCAGCTCATACCCCGAATATGGATTATATTGCCCTTGAAGGCGCTATGGGACTCTTAAAGACCGTACCTGACGGGTTTGCACCGGGGAGTGATATCGCAAATCTATCTGTGCTCGGGTACGATCCCACCGTCTGTTATACCGGCAGAGGGGCTTTGGAAGCTGCCAGTATGGGAATTTCTCTTGGAGATGACGATGTTGCATACCGGTGCAACCTTGTTACCATCGAAAATGACATCCTCGATGACTTTAATGCAGGCCATATCACTAGTGAGGAAGGGGCACAGCTCCTTGCCTCCCTGAATAATCATCTCTCAGGGATGGTTTGCCATCCGGGTATCAGCTACCGCAATCTTCTCATCATCCCCGGAGGTCATGGCTGTGAGTCAACGCCGCCCCATGATATCACCGGCCAGTCAATCGGGAATTATCTTCCCAAAGGGGCTGATGCTGAAAGGCTGCTTGATGCGATGAGAATCAGCACAGAGGTCTTTGCCACCCACCCGGTAAACCTGGACCGGGTCAAAAAAGGAAAGAAACCGGCTACCTCCATCTGGCCCTGGTCAGGAGGGAAGCGTCCGGAGATGAGATCATTTCAGGTAATGACAGGGCTTACCGGAGGAATCATTTCGGCGGTGGATCTTCTGAACGGGATTGGAACCTATGCAGGAATGGAGATAATAAAAGTCCCCGGAGCAACCGGGTTTATCGATACCGATTACCAGGCAAAGGCCAGATATGCAATTGAGGCTTTGAAAAGACTTGACTTTCTCTTCATACATGTCGAGGCTCCGGATGAGGCAGGACATATGGGTAGTATTGAGGAGAAGGTAAAGGCTATCGAGCGGGTGGATGAGATGATTGGTACCATCATGAAGGAGTTTAATGGCAGGATTGCGGTTCTTCCGGATCACCCGACACCAATCAGGATAAAAACACATACTGCTGAACCGGTGCCTTTTGCAATCCTTGGAAAGGACAAAGACGATACAACACGGTTTTCAGAGAAGGAAGGTGCGAAAGGGATGTATGGCCTGCTTGCCGGAACCGATCTCATCCCCCTTCTTATCTCCTAA
- a CDS encoding DUF368 domain-containing protein, whose product MHIRTFLTEYLPIFVKGLLMGMCDIIPGVSGGTVAFITGIYGRLIAAVAHISPVIIRDLIRWDLASFRARFEEMDVVFLIVLAAGIGSAFLLISRVMLWLLHEYPVQTNGFFFGLILASSVLLFVPLPGRYPGSFIFLILGVILGLGIVMLNPAALGHSYPILFFTGFIALCAMILPGISGAYITLLMNQYEYMLHAVKTLALPDIGAYLAGGIIGILTFTRLLKYLLKYYHDLIIAILTGLMLGSSKLLFDRACESTPPGLDLIVSIIVGILVVALFQYVQTAMKKKSLKN is encoded by the coding sequence ATGCATATCAGAACATTTCTCACTGAATATCTGCCAATATTTGTAAAAGGGCTTCTCATGGGTATGTGTGATATCATCCCCGGGGTATCAGGAGGAACAGTCGCATTCATTACCGGTATATATGGCAGGTTGATAGCGGCAGTTGCCCATATCTCACCAGTCATCATCCGGGATCTTATCAGATGGGACCTTGCATCATTCAGGGCCAGATTTGAAGAGATGGATGTAGTTTTTCTCATCGTCCTTGCAGCAGGTATCGGTTCTGCATTTCTCCTGATATCACGGGTCATGCTCTGGCTGCTCCATGAATATCCTGTCCAGACAAATGGATTTTTCTTTGGTCTGATCCTCGCATCATCAGTCCTGCTCTTTGTTCCCCTGCCAGGTCGGTATCCGGGGAGTTTTATCTTTCTTATCCTGGGGGTTATCCTTGGCCTCGGGATTGTAATGCTCAATCCTGCTGCTCTTGGTCACTCATATCCTATCCTGTTTTTCACGGGATTTATCGCCCTGTGTGCCATGATCCTCCCTGGAATATCCGGTGCATATATCACGCTTCTGATGAACCAGTATGAATACATGCTCCATGCCGTAAAAACCCTGGCACTCCCTGATATCGGGGCATATCTTGCAGGAGGTATCATCGGTATTCTGACATTTACCCGGCTTTTGAAGTATCTGCTTAAATATTACCATGACCTCATCATTGCCATTCTGACCGGTCTGATGCTTGGATCATCAAAGTTGCTCTTTGACCGGGCCTGTGAATCAACCCCGCCAGGACTTGACCTTATCGTCAGTATCATCGTTGGAATACTGGTCGTAGCTCTGTTTCAGTATGTACAGACCGCGATGAAGAAGAAAAGTCTGAAAAATTAA
- a CDS encoding pyruvate ferredoxin oxidoreductase subunit gamma: MRELRIHGRGGQGSVTAAELIAVAAFKSGVFSQAFPAFGVERRGAPVQAFVRFSDEKIRLRSQVYEPDYVIVQDSTLIKDVNVFSGMKKGGIILINTGGDIHGTIPEGVRYIPIDATKLALEVLGVPITNTTLMGAFAAASGEISLEALEEAVRERFSGSLADKNVAASRKAYDLIKGGA, from the coding sequence TTGAGAGAGTTGAGGATCCATGGGAGAGGTGGTCAGGGGTCGGTCACTGCAGCCGAACTGATCGCCGTTGCAGCCTTTAAGAGCGGAGTATTTTCACAAGCCTTTCCGGCATTTGGAGTCGAAAGGCGGGGTGCACCGGTCCAGGCTTTTGTCAGGTTCTCGGATGAAAAGATCCGGCTCAGAAGCCAGGTATATGAACCGGACTACGTTATTGTACAGGACAGCACCCTGATCAAGGATGTAAATGTCTTCTCCGGCATGAAGAAGGGGGGCATTATCCTCATTAATACCGGTGGAGATATTCATGGCACCATACCGGAAGGTGTCAGGTATATTCCGATCGATGCAACTAAACTTGCACTTGAGGTTCTTGGTGTACCAATTACAAACACCACTTTGATGGGAGCGTTTGCTGCAGCCTCCGGGGAGATAAGTCTGGAAGCACTGGAAGAGGCAGTCCGAGAACGGTTCTCCGGCAGTCTGGCAGATAAGAATGTGGCTGCCAGCCGGAAGGCATATGATCTGATCAAGGGAGGTGCATAA
- a CDS encoding 4Fe-4S binding protein, with amino-acid sequence MVLRIGCAAAPGQARENKTGSWRVFRPVFDHDKCTSCGMCQLVCPEGCILTGDKQFNPDYDFCKGCGLCAQECPAKAITMETEEK; translated from the coding sequence ATGGTACTTCGTATCGGATGTGCAGCAGCCCCTGGTCAGGCACGGGAGAACAAGACCGGATCATGGCGTGTCTTCCGCCCGGTTTTTGATCATGACAAATGCACGTCATGTGGGATGTGCCAGCTGGTCTGTCCGGAAGGATGCATCCTGACTGGTGATAAACAATTCAATCCTGACTATGATTTCTGTAAAGGGTGTGGGCTGTGTGCCCAGGAATGCCCGGCAAAAGCCATCACCATGGAAACGGAGGAGAAATAA
- a CDS encoding sugar phosphate isomerase/epimerase family protein — translation MLWISTTCMRETPLDIALESLGSLTRGIEIVDGGVHRIPAVSLLESFPYKYMIRLPQRDINPASIHEPIRQAAVAVITERFEFASEIGAEVVVDPGFVTSPADKAHAKRQLARSCVDIIRAADEFGIRFLFRNMGRREGNMVRYPEDLNLITQVPLALDIGHAHVNGCLPRFLHEAASRCLYLYDCREFSEEHLEIGRGSIHFEQVATSMFANGARGVIDAPTFRAAHNSLIALRRFGIG, via the coding sequence ATGCTCTGGATTTCAACCACCTGTATGCGGGAGACACCGCTTGACATCGCCCTTGAAAGTCTTGGTTCCCTGACACGGGGCATTGAGATTGTTGACGGCGGTGTTCATCGCATCCCGGCCGTCAGTCTTCTTGAATCATTTCCGTATAAATACATGATACGACTGCCACAGCGGGATATTAATCCGGCAAGTATACATGAACCGATCAGGCAGGCAGCGGTGGCTGTCATCACCGAGAGGTTTGAGTTTGCTTCAGAGATTGGAGCAGAAGTTGTCGTTGATCCAGGGTTTGTTACATCACCGGCAGACAAAGCCCATGCGAAACGGCAACTGGCCCGATCCTGTGTGGATATCATACGAGCTGCTGATGAATTCGGTATTCGGTTTTTATTCAGGAATATGGGAAGACGGGAAGGAAACATGGTCAGATATCCTGAAGACCTAAATCTCATCACCCAGGTCCCTCTGGCCCTTGATATCGGACATGCCCATGTGAACGGATGCCTCCCACGATTTCTCCATGAAGCAGCCAGCCGGTGCCTGTACCTGTATGACTGCAGGGAGTTTTCCGAAGAGCATCTTGAGATTGGCAGGGGTTCCATTCACTTTGAACAGGTAGCGACAAGCATGTTTGCAAACGGTGCGAGAGGGGTGATAGATGCCCCGACATTCAGGGCAGCTCATAACAGCCTTATTGCGCTACGACGGTTTGGAATCGGGTAA